The segment TTGTCGTCAAACGGTTGCTTCATAAGAATACATAGGCTAGGGCtcgagcaatatcacagcaggtagggcatttgccttgcacccagccaacctggattcgattcccagcatctaatatggtccctcaagcaccaccagaagtaattcctgagtgtgtgagccaggagtaatcccagtgtATTGTTggtgtgaaaaaaaaaggaaaaaaaaaggctttccaCCTATCTCCACTCACTAtttgatatgaaaataaaaacattcttgaATGAAGCATCCACAGTGGAAAATATTGATAATGTACATTCACAAAATTACAGTGATGACTACAAAAGGGGAAGCACTGACTTTCATAATACAGATTGCACGGAGGTTCTCAGACAGAGAAAAAGGATGggtatttaacttaaaaatgcaAATTGTTCATCAATCTTTCACCCATATGTGAAACTCACATCATTAAATCTCAATATGCCACAGAGCAGATAGATGTGCTTCATGAATAACAAACATTTTGCATAATTGTATCATGTATGACATAAAATTGACTTTGCTGTATTTCCTGTCATTTACATTCCGATTGGATgaatctttttataaaattttgtctttcaattaaaacatcttttgaaGACATGCACTTGATAATAATAATGCAAGAAAATATGGTAAACGTTGTGAATAGgagttgaaagagaaaaaaattccctCTTTAAGGAGACTAACACCTGGGGACGGACAGGAAACAGTGGTACGGTAACGTCTACTTCATCGGGAAGATGTGCTAAGGTACTGACATGCATATcaattccaaatttttttttttggctttttgggtcacacccggcgatgcacaggggttactcctggctctgcactcaggaattattcctggcggtgctcaggggaccatatgggatgctgggatttgaacccgggtcggccgcgtgcaaggcaaacgccctcccctctgtgctatcgctccagccccaattccaaattttaaaacaaaaaatggtcCTGTTTTCTCCCACTGTGAAATTAATTATATAGACTTGGTCATGAAGTagagctttctttttctcttcaagtAGTTGAAActcagaactggagcaatagtgcagcaggtagggcatttgccttgcacgcagcctacctgggttcaatacctggcactctatgtggtcccccaagcacagcaaagagtgattcctgagtgcagagccaggagtaatgcctgagcatcactgggtgtgacccccaaggaaaaaagaaaaagcaaatgaagTTTGTTTGAAAACAAACTCATGATtccttaacaaaatttaaaagttcgTATGATATATGtcatttgataaaaattattttttaaatatacggTATACTTAAGCAACTGTAGATTTGTAAATGTTTACTACTACAATTAGAAACAAATTTCAAAGCAtagttgaagaaaaaaaaggaaaatcaataggagaaaaagagagatcagAAATCTTAACCATGTGAGGATTATATCCAGTgaacagagaaattaaaatttatatttccagGTGTAATACACAATGACAGTTTCTTCTCTAACAGTTAAACTCAACAATGATGAGCGTTTCCTCAACCCTAGGACAACTGTCTTTGGATGGTCCCCTTCATGAAGAATGCTTGGAGGGCcatttttatgtctttgtttcttaggctgtagatgaaggggttcagcatgggtgTGACCACAGCATACATCACTGAGGAAATTGAACCTGACTGTGAGTTGTGAGTAGTAGCAGAGCTAAAGTACATGGTTAGGCTTGTACAAAAGAATAAAGAGACAACTGAGAGGTGAGATGCACAGGTGGAAAATGCTTTAAATTTCCCCTGAGCTGAAGAGATTCTATGTATGGAGGAAAAGATCTTGGAGTAGGAATAAAGGATCCCACCCAGGCAACTACCAAGCAGAACAGATGCAAAGTACATCACCACATTATTGAGAAATGTGTCAGAGCAGGCCAGTTGAATCATCTGTTTGAGTTCACAATAAAAGTTGGGGATTTCCACATCTGTGCAGAAGGACAGTTGCAATGTCATGACACTCTGTATTAAGGAATTCAGGGCGCTTGGAAACCAAGAACCAACTAGAACCAGTTGCCCACACAgccgggggttcatgatgaccatgtagtgcagggggtggcagatggccacgaagcggtcataggccatcacagaGAGGAGACTGACTTCCAAACAACCAAACAGCAGATAAAAGTTCATTTGGGTGATGCAGCCCGCGTAGGTGATGGCTTTGTTCTCTGTCTGGATGTTCACCAGcatcttggggatggtggtggaggtgaagcagatgtccacaaaggacaggttggacaggaagaagtacatgggtacATGGAGATGAGAGTCTGAGACgatggccaggatgatgagcaggtttccCAACACAGtgatcaggtacatggacagAAAAATCACAAAGATGATGGACTTCAGTTCTGGGTCTTCTGAAAGTCCATGAAGGAGAAATTCTGAAATTTcagaatcattttcttttcccatgTGGAGTTGAATGTGAGTTTCCAGAAAGGGggaaatgaaaagatgaaatttcaCATAAACCCGTGTTACTCATGTCTATGAAGGACACAATTTAAtacttttttcagaaataaattattattcagTGGAATCTATGGTGATTACTAGAAGGAATGGGGAGATTAGTAGGAAGAATGACTAGAGGGTCATTTCGGTGGTGGGATGTTTCTGGAACTTTGGTTATGAGCGTGATGAGAATTACCCACGTGGATAGTTATAAAGCCACACACCTGAAATCCCATATCAGTTTGAACCAATGATAatgcaatgaaaaataatatttttaaagcaaatttatcTTATATCTCCATATACATAAGCTTATGTTAATAACATTAACATTATGttaatattatatacattaaCAATATGTATCAGCTCTTATTGCAAAGATTTATCAAGCTTCCTATCATGTGGGAGTTCTGTTCCAGTAACTCTTCCTTTATAGCATCATGAATTCTATAGCTTCTTCTACATCATCTGACGAGAACTACATCACCAGCAGTGTAgattgagtagcactgtagcactgtcatcccgttattcatcgatttgctcaagcggacaccagtaacatctccattgtgagacttgttactgttttggcatactgactacaccatgggtagtttgtcaggctctaccatgcaggcaggatactctccatagcttgccaggctctctgagagggacgaaggaatcgaacctgggtcggccgcgtgcaaggcaaacgccttccccgctgtgctatagttctacAGCGAGTGCTGACCATTTTCCAGGAAATACATAGATTTGGGAGAACCAAAGTCCACACAATTCAATGATGGAGGAAGAACACAAAGTGAATCACAAAACCACGTTACCTTTCAGTGGTATTATTTTGAAACATGGGAAGCAGACTAAAGGAGAGATTCAAGAGAAGAGTTTCTATTCTCAATGGTTTGTAGACAATAACACAAAcagcaaacattaaaaaaaagagaggaagtgaGATAATGAGTCAGAAATGTTTACCCAAGAAGGGAATTGTCAATAGAAACACCAACAGGATATTTTTCTTGAGGGGTTTAgctaaagaaagcaaaaacagaatTGTAAGAGAACTGAGAAGGAAGCAGATCTGGGAGATGGTGTCTGACGTCGGGAGGTAAGGGTTCTCTTAGCTACGCTGACTCCTCAAAGCTCGGGGACTTGGTCATTCAATCCAAGTCTCCTCATCCTTTATGAATCCTGTTGCCAAGTAACCCTTGAATGGAAACCCATCTCTCTTGGTACCTTCACTGGGTTACTTCATGCCTATACGGTGAGACTCACCTTGGAACATACTCATCAAGCACCCCTACTCTTCGGACTGCTCACAACCCACAATCACCTGAGcctgcacgtgcacacatgcacacatgtgcacacacagacacacacaatgtACAGCTCTTCACCAGACACCATGCCTCCATTTCCGTGGCTGTTCTCTCATTCCTAACAGTTCTCATTAATCCAGGAACAACTAAGTCCCAGATTGCACTGATCAGTCACCTCACTATTCAACACAGAAATAGATTCCTGCACTTACATATTATGTTCTTTTTGcttagaactttttatttttcagtttacatTGGTAATATTGTGGAGTAGCTTGTGTTTACCGTCACAGGCTCATGTCTATCAGTGCTCCCATCTCAGAAGTCCTAGTGTTATTCCATCGCCCAGAAGACCCTCCACCTCTTGAATCCACTTGAATACCTGCAgtaaccaccatagttttcaccAAGTGTTAATGTTAGTtcccttgttttttttccctgggtGTTTTTGCTCTAGTGATTCAGATTCTTACTCAAGattaatttcatttcataatCATTgcatgtaaaaattaattttggggaaGAGGGATTGGGAAGATATACAATATTattgataatattatttttttatgcttaacttttagtattatattttggggttttttttggcttttttgggtcacacttggcaatgcacaggggttactcctggctctgcagtcaggaattactcctggcggtgctcaggggaccatatgggatgctgggaatggaacccaggtggccgcgtgcaaggcaaacgtcttaccaactgtgctatcgctccagccccatctatttatttttgtatagtaTTTAGTATTATATTATATCTTTAAGACAATAGTCTCAGAGTTATATGGCATTGATATACAAAAATCACTGCATTTACCATTATTGATGTGCCCATGAACCTTCACCCTTAACTCTTTTCCCCAGCAATTTTTTGGGGcatgatttacaaaatattaATCTTGTAAAAAAATTAAGGTAATTTTTGAAGATAATCAAAAGTTCAGGGGCTGGGAGATGCTGTTGCAGTTAAGGTGCATCTTTGGTGAGGTCCCCCCAAGAACCGCAGGATGCAGTGCTAGAGGCCCCCCGGGTACCAGCAGCTCACCCAGAGCCACTTCTCGGTTCTGAGGGCCcctgcattgaaccaccagccccGTTGGCTGAGGATCACGGGTGGCCACCAGACTTACTGAGCTCCATTTAGGAGGACCCCGCAGAAAAAGGAACCAAATGTTCATCTATATAAGAAAACTGTTACTTCTTATTTGCAATTGTGATgggagaatagtacagcaggaagggctcttgctttgcacagggctgacccaggttcaatccccaggaccccatatggttccctcagtaccaccagaagtaattcctgagcatacagtcaggactaacccctgagcatcatcgggtgtgtggcccccaaatccaaatcaATACAACCATGAGGAAGGGGCCAGGGATATATCTCAGAAGGCTGGAACACATGCAGAAGCCCCAGATATAACTCCAGCACCAGGTGATCCCAAGCAcctccatgtgtgaccccaaaaccagcaagaaagagagaggcagagagaaataaaatgagggttgtattcttggttctgtgtttagCATGACTTTTTAAACGTTTTTATGGGCAGAGAGAGTATAAGGgataggggcttgccttgcatgcagctgactttggtttgaccgctgaacaccaccaggagtgacctaaaAGCCtgggagaaataaatattttgccaTACACACATGTATCGTAGCTTAATGAAGATACACACTGAAGCTTATTATAAAAATGGATTTAACTGCTGCTAAAACTAAGGAAGGAGTCATGTGATTAAGAAATGGAATTTCCCATTATAGGAACCCTGGAAAATTGTCACCTGGTCTTAAACATTTCCATGACCTTCTGCTGCAGCCTGTTTCACTGTTTTCAGTCCTcacagtgagattttttttttgacacaaaAGACTATTTCCATGTCATGTTAACAACTTTCCTGTGCTCACAGAATACAGATAGTGCATATATGTTCTCTTCTCATCTATCCAAGACTATTCAAATTTCAAAAGAAGAACATTTCAGTTGAAGTCTGTCTGATGCTGGGACTCATACTGAGAATCATGATAAAACCCTTTTATCATCACATCACCTCTAGCCCATGCTTTGATATGTATGAGGTTCTTCTAATTCCATAGTCTAGTGACAGATCTTTTTCCAGCTGAAAGCAAAATATTATGTTCTTCTAAATGTCTACATAGTAAAAAGTGCATAAGAATGATTtttcttgtatatattttaaacagaatggagcgatagcacagcaggttgggcgtttgccttgcatgcggctgacccgggttcaaattcctccatccctctcggacatcctggcaagctaccaagagtatcccacccgcacggcagaacctggcaagctccccgtggcatatttgatatgccaaaactagtagcaacaagtctcacaatggagacattattggtgcccgctcgagcaaatagatgagcaacagggtgacagtgacagtgatttacaaaaGTATCCACAGCAAAGTTTCAGGCATAAAGTGATTGgacaccagtcccacccccagttcatctttcctccaccactgtcccggTTCCCTCCTATCCACCCCCGCACCTAGTCTGCCTCCTTagcacaaacattttttttattgaggtgtgggaacactgtatatttccaccatcaaaaaactACAATACCGACGGCTCTATGGTTTGGAAATGTAACACAAAcatattaatttttgctttgttttgggtccacactcattaatgctaaggggttactcctggatttgcactcaggaattagttctgatgagactcagggaaccatatgggatgccagagattttACTCacatcagccgtgtgcaagacaaatgccctacccaatgtactatcttttTGACCCCAAACATATTCttgcttaaaaaatatatatatctcttTGATACCCATccattggggggaaattccagagCTGTCTCTAGTCAGTTGTGTTGGAAATTGTAAACTGGAAGCAAAGGAAATAAGAGCTAATTTGGCTGGAAGAAATTCAAAGTTACAAGGTGGTAAAACAACATGGAGACAAATAGCTGTCTCTGTGTTACATGGATTATTCTAGATGTAGATGTAACATGTATTATTCTAAATATTACACATATTGACTTCCTCTAGGTTGGTTTTATTAGTCTGGTACTACTGACTCTGAGAGAATTTTCCGAAGGGTTGTCTGGGTTGCTGAACTCACCTGACTGGACCCTCGGAGAAAGAGACTTTGTGTAGAACCCTGACTTCCTCATCGAATGGTGAGGAAAGGACACTGGAAGACTTTCCCTGGAAAGACGGGAAGAAGGGATGCAGCCTCTGTGCCCCAGCCAGCATTAGgaataaaaccaaagaaatgaaaaacacattaAATGTCCCTCACAGCCTAGGTGCATGCAGGCTGACTCAGGAGAGACAGTTATTTACCGTCCCCTCTCTCTGCTCATTTGGCACATTTGCCTCTTGTTTTTTCAATCTCTAAAAATAGAATTC is part of the Sorex araneus isolate mSorAra2 chromosome 2, mSorAra2.pri, whole genome shotgun sequence genome and harbors:
- the LOC101553804 gene encoding olfactory receptor 7A17-like, with protein sequence MGKENDSEISEFLLHGLSEDPELKSIIFVIFLSMYLITVLGNLLIILAIVSDSHLHVPMYFFLSNLSFVDICFTSTTIPKMLVNIQTENKAITYAGCITQMNFYLLFGCLEVSLLSVMAYDRFVAICHPLHYMVIMNPRLCGQLVLVGSWFPSALNSLIQSVMTLQLSFCTDVEIPNFYCELKQMIQLACSDTFLNNVVMYFASVLLGSCLGGILYSYSKIFSSIHRISSAQGKFKAFSTCASHLSVVSLFFCTSLTMYFSSATTHNSQSGSISSVMYAVVTPMLNPFIYSLRNKDIKMALQAFFMKGTIQRQLS